Part of the Sorghum bicolor cultivar BTx623 chromosome 1, Sorghum_bicolor_NCBIv3, whole genome shotgun sequence genome, GCCTCTTGTTTATACACGtaaatatgtgtatatatatcatGTACATATTTACACAAAGTCCTTATTGCTATTATTATATTGACATAGAAAGCGGGTTTCGGGTATCCGCGGGTTTGGTTTTGGGGAGAGGTTATCATCCGAATCGGTGTTCGGTTCGGTTTCGGGTTTCGGATTCGGGTGCACGTAGACTTCACCCGATAGGTTTCGAGTAACAAAAACGTGTCAATTGAGATGAAAAAACTCAATTCCGTGGCCAAAAAAGCATGCAACTACATATTAACATTTTTCTTCATCTTATTCAAGGACAAGGTACTAACATTTTTCTTCATCCCGGGTAGCTGCACGCGAGAGAATTCGAGAACAAGTCTGATCTGATCAAacacaaaaagaaagaaaaagtcagGAAATACAACCTACACATTGTTTTTCAGTTTTACCATGCATATAAATTGGTTTAACACACAGTCAAGCAACCTGCATATACACGCATCGAAATATCTCATTTTACTCTTCATTTCTTTTCTACAGGATTTATTCACTGCTGGGACTGATACGAGCGCGGCCACAATAGAATGGGCGATGGCCGAGCGGTTACAGAGTCCCTCGTCGCCGACGAAGGCTCACGACGAACTCTCACAAGCGATCGGCTCCAAACAAGAGATCGAGGAGTCCGACATCAGGCAACTCAAGTATATCCAGGCCATCGTGAAGGAGATGTTCCGTCTCCCCCCTCTGGCGCCATTACTGCTGCCCCGCCAAGCCGCGATGACGACAGAGATCAGAGGCTACACGGTGCCAAAGGGCGCACGCGTCCTGGTGAACGTGTGGGCGATCAGGCGAGACCGCGAGCTGTGGGCGGAGCCGGAGAAGTTCATGGCAGAGAGATTCCTAGGGAAGGAGATCGGTTTCCGCGGCAAGACTTCGAGCTCGTGCTGATATGTCTCGGGCTGCCGCCGGCTGCTCGCATGGTGCACCTGATGCTCTCGACCTTGCTGCACCGGTTCGAGTGGAGGCTTCCGCCAGATGTGGAAAGGAACGGAGTGGACATGTCGGAGAACTTTGGGGTGACATTGGGGATGTCTATGCCACTTCAGGCTATAGCTAAACCAATTTGAACCGTCGTCATAGGATTTTAGTGGTTGATTTTTGGGAAACATCTCTGGTACCACTGATCGACTAGTCCAATAACACGAACAACACCTAAGCAGCACGCAACGCTTTAAGCCCGGAGCCCCGGATAGTCACGTCTCGGATCAACGGCAGTCACTGATCCATCTCAGCGGCAGAGTTGCCGTTCGCGTAACGCGTGCACGGCTGGGGCGTGCGGCTGCCTGGTGCCGCTGGTGCCACCGGCTGCCCGGCTCGATCCGCTCTTGGAGGAGACGACGCTGAGGAGTTCTCTCTGCTTAAACCCAGAAGCAGCGCACGTACAGGAGTCAGGACAGTGGTAGGGCGTAGGCACTAGGCACTCGTGCCGCCCAGCCCGCGGCACCAGCGAAGGCGCACGGCAATGCGTGGCTGGCCCGGAAGCAGCGCTATTGCCACGCCCATGCGTATGTATACGTATATACAGCAATGGACCAGCTAAAAAATCACAAAGAAAACAACGAAATTATTCCTTGCACCGTCTGATGCGAAGAAGATTTGGGGTTCAGAGACCTTGAATTTTGTTACACGATGCGGCGCTGCCCAAATAAAAAATCTCTTTCACCCAAAAAAGTGAATGTTGACGTGTAGGTTGACGGGGCATTCCGTACCGGCTCGCTGTTTCTTTCCTGAAAAAAGAAGGTGATAAGCTCTACTAGCCCCAAATGACAGTGCTCAACAGTTAACGAGTAAACTAATCATCGGTCGGTCCCACGCGCAAGCCATTGCGATTCCCGATTCCTTGGCGATTAACGCAACACCAACACACGAAGAAACCCGCGGATAAACGGAACGAACAAAACGATTCCCCTCCCATACGATTCCCCTCCTCGATCCCGTCACGTCTCCTGAAACGCACGCAGGTCCCTTCTTCCCTTGCCTTCCCTGTCGTCTCCTCGTCTGCTTTCGCCCCCTCGCGCAATTTCCCCAGCCCCGGCGGCGCTGCAGTCCACCGCAAGTCACCTCCTCACGAGAAGGCTCCAGCCCTCGCCGCCCCGCGCTTGTCCCCCCTGCCCACAACCCGCCCGCCCCCTTCGTGCTTGCGGCCCGCCGATCGCCGGCGCTCCTCAGGTTGGTGAAGCGCCTTTCACCTCTTCGCGTGGATTTTATTTTATTCTGTAGCGATTGTGTGGATGGATAAATTGACGGAACGAGTTCGATTTGATTCCGGCGTTTTGGCGTCAATTGGCTAGCAACCTTGGTAGTTGAACCGGCCATGCGTTGTGGGGGTGGTTTAGACGTTGGTGGTGTGGGAGAGAGTACAGATTGGTTAGCAAGCTGAAGCGTAGGGTGTAGCTGTGTAGGGCATCGAGCTGCTTTTGCAGAAGAACGCCCTTGATATGTGATCATGTGAAGGGAGCAGGTGTTAACAATTACGTTTTGGCCATTTTGGTCTTAGTGAGGAGTTGATTGATTAATCCACTGATGATtgatgccaaaaaaaaaaacttagggTAGTTCAGCTTCGGCTGCAAGCCTGCAACTATTGCTGCTTGGTGCTAGATATGGTAAGCTGGTTGAAATTTAGTTATTGGCATAGCAGAATTTCATTTTGGAATGATAGCTACTCATATGTTTGATTTGGCTTTGACGCCTTCCAAATGTACTTGTTTAAGCTTGCCCAGGAGTCCAGGACTTAATTTTGGATTTGCTTCTGCTCCAAATAGTAATTATTTTCCATTTTATGGCAGTTGTTTAATTGACTGACTTTGTCTTAATTGTGAGTATTGAAGGAACTCTGGTTTCATTGTACTGTTACTTCAATCGAGTATATGGTGGTACGCAAAATGTGAATATTTGTTTTTCCATGTAGGTGTGTGCGTCTGGCATGGCAAGGGACCTATCTACTGGCCCTGCCTTCTCTTTTCACGAATGATGTCCTTCCTTTCGAAGGacacacatgcacaaacaaGACTTAACTGGCCATGGAGAAGCCAATCGCCGTTATCAGCGCAGCTGCTTGTTGATATCCCACCTGAAATAGAGTTATCTGATTACCGGAGATTGCCAAGTTCTGGAAGTGAGAGCCCATCTGGACTTCTCCATGGCGAAGGcatcaaggaagaacatatccCTGATTTGGACATTTTCTTTGAAAGGCTTTACGAATATTTCTGTGCAAAAGGGCTCAGGTGTATCATTACCAAATGGATAATAGAGGTCCTTAATGTACTTTTTATGGTATGCTGTATCGGGTTCTTTTTCTTATTTGTTGATTGGGATACTCTTATTCATTTGAAATGCGGTGTGGAGGCACTAGAATCTGGGGAGAAACCATGTGATCTGATGAAGGTCATTAAGCATGACCCATTAGTCCCCTTCACACTGCCAAAAATGATAACTGTTGGATCAATGGTCATAATGACAGCTTATGGGCTTACCAACTTCCTCAAGTTCTTTGTACAGTTAAGAAGTACACTCAATGTTCGTCAGTTTTATTATGACAGGTAACTTTTTCTGCTTATGTTTTTCCTGCTtaaccttttttctttttatagttCATAGCAATGACTTTGCCCTAATCCTGTTTACCTTCATGCAGACTTAAGGTGAATGATCTTGAGATTCAGACTATATCATGGCCCAAAATAATTGAGAAGGTTGTCCTACTCCAGAAATCTCAAAAACTTTGTGTTGTTAGGGATCTCTCAGAGCATGATATTATCATGAGAATCATGAGGAAAGAAAATTATTTGATAGGGATGGTCAATAAAGGCATTCTTTCATTTCCAATTCATTCTTGTGTCCCTGGGGCTGGCACACCTGTTGGATCACATGAGCATGGCAGAAGAAACTATCTGATACTTCCGAAGGCCCTCGAATGGACCTTAAATTGGTGCATCTTTCAAAGTATGTTTGATAGGTAAGGAAGTCTGTGACTGCTTACTTCCAttggatctttttttttttctttctttttgtaaAATATAGTTGACTAAAATGCTTTAGTCTCTTCATGACCAAGCTATGTGCTTGTTTTTACATGCTACTCTTTCTTTGGATGTTAGCTCAGCCCAGAGCAACTAGGTCATTTATGTAAGAAAAAGGGCAGCGACTAGGCCATTAAGAAGGCATAAACTGTTAAGCTGTTGCTTCAGCACATAGCTGCATCGGAACTTTAGAAGTCTGAAATAAATCAGCCAACTgtcaataccaatctttatgatTTTACTTATTTTAGTTAACACTGAAGGCATTTTGTATAGAACAGAACTTCCGTCATGACATGTACTACAGTGTGTATACTTGCATAGCGGTTTCTAAGTTTTAAAACATTCTGTACTAAAGCATTTTCTAGGTGACCAGATGCATTGCGTTGTATTACTTTGTTAGCTTAAATAACCTATCCATATAGAACAGATCATTTATGATGAATCCTAGTTCCTCTCATGCATCTGAAGCTCATCCAACTGATCATGTGAAGGTTACACGCTACAATCTAGACTCCCCACCTTCCAATGCGTATACCATATGACTTTCTACCAAGCACTCATACATTGCTTCGCGATGGTTCAAATCATTGTATTTactaataattttttttatttcactaGAGTTTGCTTCCTCTTCATTGTAAATTCTTTTACTAAACATTCATTCTCCTTTTTCAGTAAATTTTGTGTAAGGAAAGAGTTTTTGACAAGCCCAGATGTGTTGAAAAAGCGGCTTATATTTGTTGGCATTGCAATGGTTATCCTATCACCCTGCCTTGTGATATTTCCATTGGTTTACGTCATTCTAAGGCATGCTGAAGAAATTTATAATCACCCCAGTACAGCATCATCTAGACGATGGTCAAACTTATCAAGGTGGATCTTTAGGGAGTATAACGAGGTAGCTGCAGCTGTAACAAATTATCTAAATGAATCTTTGGGCTCTCCATTTTTCCCTTTCTTAATTTCTGCTGCTAATCAATCTTATAGGTAGTATCTGCGAGTATTGTTTTACTAATCTAAAAGTGATTACAAAATTGCAGGTTGATCACTTCTTCAGACACAGAATGAACAACAGTGCTGTTCATTCTTTAAATTACTTGAAGCAATTTCCAACCCCACTGGTTTCCATCATGGCTAAATTTGTATCTTTTGTTTCTGGTGGCTTGGCTGGTGCTCTAATAATCATTGGATTTGTGGGTGAATCTATTCTTGAAGGACATGTAAGCCCTATTTTTTTATTGTTTCTTTGGCTATAATGCAAATATTTGCTATAAATCACTTCAAGATGCAAATACCTCCTTGGTCCTTTCTATTAGAATAGTTGTCTTACTTTATAGGATCAGTGTTCCATATAGTTGGCCGCCATAGGAAGTAGATGGTAGTGTGGGAGGGTTTGACGACATATTAGGTGAACACATTTGATCCAGTGGACTTGAGTGCATAGTTTTAACCATCGTCACCCCCATCTTTTCATGCTGCCAACAAGTGCCAAACACTTGAGGTCACAAATTGCATCATGTTAGAATTATGCATATGGATTAGATCTATGCGTGTGGTACTGTGGTAAATGCAATTATTTTATGACATATTTGCAACTTGACATAACTTCTAGGGATCTCTGCAACTTGATGTGACTTGTAGGGGGATATtag contains:
- the LOC8054340 gene encoding LOW QUALITY PROTEIN: cytochrome P450 76C4 (The sequence of the model RefSeq protein was modified relative to this genomic sequence to represent the inferred CDS: inserted 1 base in 1 codon); this translates as MKKLNSVAKKACNYILTFFFILFKDKDLFTAGTDTSAATIEWAMAERLQSPSSPTKAHDELSQAIGSKQEIEESDIRQLKYIQAIVKEMFRLPPLAPLLLPRQAAMTTEIRGYTVPKGARVLVNVWAIRRDRELWAEPEKFMAERFLGKEIGFRGXDFELVLICLGLPPAARMVHLMLSTLLHRFEWRLPPDVERNGVDMSENFGVTLGMSMPLQAIAKPI